Proteins from a genomic interval of Vicia villosa cultivar HV-30 ecotype Madison, WI unplaced genomic scaffold, Vvil1.0 ctg.000577F_1_1, whole genome shotgun sequence:
- the LOC131629518 gene encoding uncharacterized protein LOC131629518, translating into MEEFSDILHIPIRDQLPFTGLENIPKLEVVATALHLKKSEIENNWETRSGVKGLLVKFLLGKARSFLEAMSYHAFEDILALLIYSLVLFPNPDQFIDVHAIKIFLNRNPESVTIIDRCGQYPNVALLGIRGGITYNPSLALRQFGYARRDGPHHLLIEGIVFDYENDSQGHRQDFIRAWDMVNKVDSKNLGQRNSIPLEPFLIWVRTRAQHFVMPYPYVRPVIVEPEDEEKVPQVILHPHMPTDLEELKRS; encoded by the exons atggaagagttttctgaTATACTCCACATTCCTATCCGAGATCAGCTACCATTCACTGGTTTGGAAAATATTCCAAAACTTGAAGTCGTTGCCACTGCTTTGCATCTCAAGAAGTCTGAAATTGAGAACAACTGGGAAACaagaagtggagtcaagggtcTCCTCGTTAAGTTTTTACTTGGGAAAGCTCGTTCATTCTTGGAGGCCATGAGTTACCATGCTTTCGAGGACATATTAGCTTTACTTATCTATAGTTTGGTGCTGTTTCCTAATCCTGACCAATTCATAGATGTGCATGCCATCAAGATATTTTTGAATCGCAATCCA gaaagtgttACTATCATCGACCGCTGTGGACAGTACCCTAATGTAGCACTCCTTGGTATAAGGGGAGGCAttacttacaatccctctttggcCCTACGTCAGTTTGGATATGCTCGAAGGGATGGTCCTCATCATTTGCTTATAGAAGGCATTGTGTTTGACTATGAAAATGATTCTCAGGGTCACCGTCAGGATTTCATACGCGCTTGGGACATGGTGAATAAAGTTGATAGCAAGAATCTGGGGCAAAGGAACTCCATTCCTCTAGAGCCTTTTCTCAtatgggtgcgcactcgtgctcaacaTTTTGTCATGCCATATCCATATGTCAGACCTGTGATTGTGGAACCCGAAGACGAAGAAAAAGTTCCTCAGGTTATTCTTCATCCACACATGCCTACGGATCTCGAAGAGCTAAAAAGATCCTAG